A window of the Parabacteroides merdae ATCC 43184 genome harbors these coding sequences:
- a CDS encoding carbon starvation CstA family protein → MTLKQFIYLLPRLVKYNLKIIFAGKFIWFLLAAFLFFAYFMFQIAWSRSEVNEGVVYNLLMFPCVLLVFYPAVFGIQNDEDSRILEILFGIPDYKYKVWGVRLLMIYVAIFVILIVFSWLATLLLYPVNLLEMSAQLMFPILFFGNLAFMFSTITRSGNGTAVLMIIIGIALLIFSNTPLIERSFWNILLNPFSIPRNSLPVIWESIIIKSRIFLLVASTIWMLIGLLNLQKREKFV, encoded by the coding sequence ATGACACTGAAACAATTCATATATCTCTTGCCTCGCTTGGTTAAATATAACCTGAAGATTATCTTTGCAGGGAAATTCATCTGGTTTCTCCTGGCGGCATTTCTGTTCTTTGCCTATTTCATGTTCCAGATTGCTTGGAGCCGATCGGAGGTCAATGAAGGGGTGGTCTACAACCTCCTGATGTTCCCCTGTGTCCTGTTGGTGTTCTATCCTGCTGTTTTTGGTATCCAGAACGATGAGGATAGCCGGATACTGGAAATCCTTTTCGGCATCCCCGACTATAAATATAAGGTATGGGGTGTCCGTCTACTGATGATCTACGTGGCGATCTTCGTGATCCTGATCGTCTTTTCCTGGTTGGCTACGCTCTTGCTTTATCCTGTCAACCTTCTTGAGATGTCGGCTCAGCTGATGTTCCCGATCCTTTTTTTCGGGAACCTCGCCTTCATGTTTTCCACCATTACCCGCAGTGGTAACGGTACTGCCGTTTTGATGATTATCATCGGCATCGCCCTGTTGATCTTCAGCAATACGCCTCTTATTGAGCGTTCTTTTTGGAATATCCTCCTCAATCCTTTCTCCATCCCCCGCAATTCCCTGCCGGTCATCTGGGAAAGCATCATCATCAAAAGTCGCATCTTCCTCCTGGTCGCCAGTACCATCTGGATGCTGATCGGGCTTCTGAACTTGCAAAAGAGGGAGAAGTTTGTTTGA